The Gordonia mangrovi genome includes the window CGTTCACTCACGAGGCGAATCTAGCTCATTTCGCCAGCAATGCAGCGAGTGCAGGTCGATCGGGCAGGTCGTCGGGCTCCAGGGTGTAGCCGGAACGGACGTAGTGGAAAGCCGCGCGCACCTTCGCCAGCGGCACGCCGGCCAACTGCGCCCAGGCGATCCGGTAGGCGGCGAGTTGCACGAACAACGACTCGCGGCGGGCCGGCTCGGGTACCGCTCCGGTCTTCCAGTCCACCACCAGCCAGCCGTCGTCCGGCTCGGCGAACACCGCATCGATCCGGCCGCGGATCACCGTGGGACCGATCACCGTCTCGAACGGCACCTCCACCTCGGTGGGGCTGCGCTGAGCCCAGCGCGAGGCGAGGAATGACGCGCGCAACTCCTCGAGGTCGGTGTCGGGGGCCGCGGTGGCGTCGGCCGCACCGGGCAGTTCGTCGATGTCGAGGAGCCGGGTGGCGCCGAACCAACCCTCCACCCAGGCGTGGAAGGCCGTGCCGCGGCGTGCGGTCGGGTTGGGTGCGAATGGCGTGGGTCGACGCAGCCGCCGCGCGAAGGCCGCCTCGTCGGCGTCGAGTTCGACGAGCTGGCTGACCGACAGATGCGTCGGCAACGCCACGTCGACCTCCGCGGTGTTGATGCGATGGTTCTCGGCCAACAAGGCGTCCACCTCGGCGCGCCACGCGGCGATCTCCCGAGCCGACGCGGTCAGGTCCGCCTCCGAGGCCACCGCCGCTCCGGAACCAAGTGTGGTGTCGGTGGCCGACGCCTCGAAGAGCGTCGGTGTGCCGCGCGCGGCGATCGCGTCCTCCACCAGTCGGGCCGCCGCGTCGACCGCGTCTCGCCGCTCCCCCAGGACATCCCGGGGCCACGGTGCGCTCACGATCTCGTCGGCCAACGGATTGGTCGCGTCCTGCGCCGGCTCGTCGGCGTCGACATCGATCGCCATGCCGATCGAGTCGACGGTCGGATCGTCGATCGCCGCGGTCACGATCGAGCGGATCTCCGCGAAGAACTCCGACCCGCCGCGCGGTCGGTCGCCGCTCTCCGACCAGTGATGGGCGGAGATCAGCAACGTCTCCTTGGCTCGGGTGAGCGCGACATAGAGCAGCCGGCGATCCTCTTCGAGACGACGCTGCGCAACGGCCTCCTTGTGCTCGGTCAGTGCGAGTTCGAGTTCCTTGCGATCGCCCACCGCGTGCAGATCGAGCGGCGGGAATCCCTCCGCATTCGCTCCATCGGCCAGGTCACCGCGCAACTGCGCAGGCAACTCCTTCGCACTGCCCAACCAGGTGGTGTCGGCCCGCCCGCCCGGAAAGATGTTGTGGCACAGATGGGGCAACACCACGACATCCCACTCCAGGCCTTTTGCGGCATGCACGGTGAGGATCTGCACCCGCTGTTCGGCGACCTCGATCCGCCCCGGCTCCAGGCCCTTCTCGATGGTCTCCGCGGTATCGAGGAATGCGAGCAGGCCGGGCAGGTTCGCGCCCGGCCGTTCGGCATAGGTGGTCACGTATTCGGCGAACGCATCGAGGTGTTCACGGCCCGTGATGGCACCGCGCATCCGGCGCGCGCGGATCTGCGCCTCCACGGCGACACCGATGGTGTTCTCCACGTCGGCGACGAGTTCGGGCAGCGGTTGGCCGATCCGGCGCCGCAGCGACTCCAGCTGCGCCCCGAACGCACGGACGCGCCGAAATCCCTCCTCGCTGTATCGGTGTGGCTCACCCGGGTCGACCAGGGCGTCGGCGATGCCGGCCCGGTCGACGATCTCGGTGGGCAGCACCGCGTCCAACGCCTCGTCGAGGGCCTCACGGGAGGCAACGATCCCCTTCGCAGCGTTGAACTCGACCGCGGCGAGTTCGGTGGCGCGCTTCCACAGGGCCGCGAGATCGCCCGCACCGAGTTGCCAGCGTGCCCCGGTGAGCAGGCGCATCGCCGCGGTACCGGCCATCGGGTCGGCGATCAGTCGCAGCATCGCCACGACGTCCTCGATCTCCGGTACGTGCAGCAGCCCGCCGATGCCGACGACCTCGGCGGGGATGCCGCGGCTTTCCAGTTCGGCCGCCAGCGGTGCGGAATCGTCGTTGCGGCGCACCAGGATGGCAGTAGTGGGTGGCGGCTCGCCGGCCGCCTCGGCGCCCCGGTAGAGCCGTTCGACGTGTTCGCCGACCCAGCGCCGCTCGTCGACGACGGTCTCGGTGAGGGCCAGGGAGACGTTTCCGGTCGGCGCGTCGGGGCGAGGACGCAACACACTGACCGGGATGCCGCGGCGCCGCAACTCCTCGGAGGTCTCGTTGGCCAGTCGCAGAGCGTGCGCCGAATTGCGCCAGCTCGTCAACAATTCCAGGCGCACCGCGGGCGAACCGTCGGATTGACGGAAGTCGTCGGTGAACCTCGGGAGGTTGGCCGCCGACGCGCCGCGCCATCCGTAGATCGACTGGATGGGATCGCCGACCGCGGTCACCGCGACCGATCCGCGCGCCGACCGTTTCGGCGCTCCCGGCGCCACCCCGAAGAGTGTGGCGAGCAGTATTCGCTGCGAGTGGCCAGTGTCCTGGTATTCGTCGAGTAACACCGCCTTGAACGAGCTGCGCTCGGCGGCAACCACTTCCGGATTGCGCATGACCAACCTCGCGGCCAGGGACATCTGACTGCCGAAATCGAGTGCGGTCGCCGCGCGCATCGTCTCCCCCAGCGCGATGACCATCGGGATGAGTTCGCGCCGTTCGTCGATGACGTCCTTGACCTTGAGCAGTGCCTGGGTCGGGGTGTCCCGCTGACGCGGTCCCTTCGGCAGTGTGTCGATCAGCTGATACAGGTCGTCGCCGGCCCGACGCAGGTCGTCCATGTCGACCAGGTGCTCGGACATGTCGCCGTAGAGTTTCAGGACCGCTTCGGTGACGCTGGCCGGCACCTTGGTGGTGTGCAGTTCGCCGGTCCAGTTGGACACCACCGAGAACGCCATCTGCCACAACTCCGTCTCCGACAGCAGCGTGGAGTTGGGTTCCACCGGCAGCAGCAACCCGTAGTCGGCGATGAGCCGCCCGGCGTAGGCGTGGTAGGTACTGACCTCGGGATCGCCGCCGCTCAGCCGGGCTGCGATGGCACCGTCGACATCCCAGCCACGCAACGCCGGTGACCCGGCCAGCATCGACAGTCTCCGCCGGATGCGCGCGCCGAGCTCACTGGCCGCCTTCCGGGTGAACGTCAGGCCGAGCACCTCGTCGGGAGCGACGAGCCCGTTGGCGACCAGCCACACCACCCGGGCGGCCATGGTCTCGGTCTTGCCCGCACCGGCGCCCGCCACCACCAGCACCGGCTCCATCGGCGCCTCGATCACCGCGACCTGTTCGGGCGTCGGGGTCGGTAAACCCAGGGCGGCGGCGATCGCGACGGCCGAGATCGTGGGCCGCTCAGTCATCGGTCACCGTCTTTCCGCGCAACTGGGCCGGGCAGCTCGTGGCGAGCGCACAGTGGGCACACCCAGGATTGCGGGTGGCGGCGAACATCGGCCCGACACTGGCACGGGCGGCGTTGCGCACCACCGAGATCCACTCGTCGACCTGGTCGGTGGTCAATGGCCCCTGGACCCGTTCGGCGGCGCCGGTGTTCTTGTTCGCCGAGGAGACGTACACCAGCCGGCCGCCGCCGGGCTCGGCTGGTGCGGTCGCGGTGCTGCCACCGAGGGCCAGCGCCAGCTGGTAGGTGGCCAGCTGCGCATGCTCCTGTGCATCCGCCTTCGAGATCGCCGTCTTGGCCGTCTTCACGTCGACCACCACCGGCCGACCGTCGCGGTCGTACTCCAACCGGTCGATGCGGCCCCGCAGCCGCACCGCCATGTCGGCGTCACCGTCGTCCCCGGCCGGCACGGTGGCGTCGATGTCGGCCTCGACGCCCGCCTCGGAGAGTTCGTCGCGCGACATTCGCAACCAGTCCCGGAAGTTGGTGAGCATCGCCTCGGCGCGTTCGAGTTCGCGCACCGAGTACCACGCCGCCCCGGTGTCCACCCGATCCCAGATGCCACGCAACGCCGCGGTCACCTCGGCCGGGTCGATCTGTCCGGCGACCGCCTGCACGAGCGTGTGCACGAGGCTGCCGGTGAGCGCCGGCGTCCCGTCCCCGTCGCGGCCACCGTGCCGTTCCAGGACCCACCGCAACGAACAGCGGGTCAGCGCCTCGACGTTCGACGGCGACAGCGTCACCGGACCCCGGTCGGGCGCCCATAGCGCGATGTCGGTGCTCGGGCCACCCAGCCCGTACCAGTCACGGGGAGCAGCACCCGGGATGTCGGAATCTGCCAGCTGCGCAAGCAGTTCGGCCGCAGCGCGAGCCTTCTCCCCCGGCCCGTCCGGTCCGGCACCGAGGACCACCTCGGACCGCAGGCTCGCCACCAGCGACGGCAGCGACAGCACGCGGCCGACGCCGGGATCGAGTGGGAACTCCGCGAGTGCGATGTCGGCGGTGCCGTCGGCGCCGAGGTCGTCGGCATCCGGGAGGGTGATCCCCCGGAACCGCCGGATCGCGTCCGCGATCTCGGCGACGAACCGCGACGGCGAGGCATCGCCGCCGCCGTCTTCCACGGCGGTGACGAGCAGTCGGCGGCGAGCGCGGGTGCACGCCACCAGTAGTAGGCGGCGTTCGTCGGCGAGCGCCGTGGTCGAGCGCGCGACGGTGTCCAGCGCATCGGGGTCGAGCCCGTCGAGCAGGTCGACGAGTTGTCCGGTCGCCAGCACGCTGCCCCGACTGCGCAGCGACGGCCACAATCCGTCGAGAACGCCCGCGACCGCCACCACATCCCATTCGCGGCCCGCGGCGGCATGCGCCGACAGCACGGTGACCGCATCGGAACCCGAGCCGGCCAGCCGGCTGTCGCGCGGGATCTGCAGCGCGCCAAGGTAACGCACGAACCCGGCCGGACCCGCCGCCGGCAGCGTGTCGGTGAAGTTCGCCGCGGCCTCGAACATCGCCATCACCGCGTCGAGATCGCGATCGGCCTGCTCGCCGGCCGGTCCGCCGCGGATCGCGCTCGCCGCCCAGCGCCGCTCCAGGCCGGTCGCCTGCCAGGCCGCCCAGAGCGTCTCCTCGACACCGCGGCGCGCGCGATGGGTGCGATCCGCGGCGTTGACGACATCGAGGGTCCGCACCAGCGGCCGAGCCTCGGCGTCGGTCAGTGCGGCGATGTAGCGGGCGGCGACCTCCCGGTCGAGCAGCGCACGCCGGATCGCGATCAGCGAATCGGTGGCCGCACCTCCCCCGCTGCGCTCATCGAGACGGCGGACACCGCGACGTAGACGGCGCATCGCTCCGGGATCGGCGCCACCGACCGGACCACCCAGCAGGGCAACCGCATCGTCGATCGTGAACTCTTGGACCGCAAGCGATTCCCCGTCATCTGGCTCCGGTCCTGGTGATTCTCGTTCGGCGATCTCCCGGGCGGCGACCACCCGCAGTACCCCCATCAGCGCGCCGACGGCCCGCTGCCGATGCAGCGGCAGGTCACTGGTGGGGGTCGTCACCGGCACCCCGGCCGAGCGGAACGCGCGGCGCAGTGCGGGCAACGCCAGCGACACCGACCGCACGACCACGGCCATTCGCGACCACGGCACCCCGCCGAACAGGTGCGCACGCCGCAACAGGTCGGCCACGGCGGTTGCCTCTTTGGCCGCCGAGCTGAACACCTTCACCTCCGCACCCCCGGGCAGAGGGTTCGGGTCGTCGCCGTCGGCCTCGTCGGTCGGCGTCGGATACGGATGCGGCCGGGCACCGGGCAGCCGCGCGGTGAGCGCGGCACCGACGGCGGCGATCTCGGGATGATTGCGGAACGTACTCTCCAGCACGACATCTCGCGACGAGCCGATATCAGCGAGTTCGTCGGCAAACCGCGGGCTGGCGCCCCGAAAGCCGAACACCGACTGGTCGGCGTCGGCCGCGATGATCGTCGAATCGGCTCCCGTCCCGATCAGGGTGACCAGCGCCGCCGCCTGCGGATCGAGGTGCTGGGCGTCGTCGACCAGCAGATGCCGGATCCGGCGGCGCTGCGCGGCGAGCAGATCGGGATCGGTCGCGAACGCCGACAGGGCCGAACCGATCAGTTCAGCGGCGTCCACGGCGGGCGCGGACGCTCCCGGGGCGTCGGCACCGACCGAGCCGCGCAGCAGCATGTTCTGTTCGTACTGCGCATACGCCCGCCCGGCGGCCACCCATTCCGGGCGGCGGTGTTCGCGGCCGAGCGCGGTCAGTTCCTCGGGTCCCACCCCGCGTTCGGCCGCCCGCATCATCAGGTCGCGCAGCGCCTGGGCGAATCCGTCGGTACCCAAGGCCGGCCGCAACCGTTCCGGCCAGTACCGGGCGCCGTCCTCGATGTCGCCGGCGAGGAGTTCACGCAACACCATGTCCTGCTCGGAACCGGTGATCAGGCGGGGCGGCGGATTGCCGTGCGCCGATGCCTGCAGCCGCAGCACCGCGAAGGCATACGAGTGCACGGTCCGCACCAACGGTTCACGCAGCGCGCGGTTCTCGACGCCGCCGTCACCGCCATCAGACGTCGCCGACAACACCCGTCGAGTGATCTCCTCCCGCAACGAGGCCGCGGCCCGCCGGGACGCCGCGAGCACCAGAACGGACTCGGCGTCGACATCGTCACGTAGCAACCGCGCGACCGCGGCATCGACGATGACCGACGTCTTTCCGGTACCCGGGCCACCGTGTACCCGGATGGGCGACCACGACCGGGACGACTCACGCGTCACCGCCGACTCGATCACCGCGGTGACGTCGGGCGGCCACTGCCGCGCACGGTCGTCGGCGCCGGGGGCGGCCGTCAACCGGGTGCGCAGCGCTGTACCTCCGGTGCCGTGGGAATCGCTGCGTCGGGCCATGTCCCCATGGAAGCACGCGCCGCCGACAGCGCTGCTGACCAGCCACCGGGGATGGCGTGGCCACCCGGGGTAACCGCGACTACGGCAGGATGGCCTCATGTCGTTGACCACACACGTGTTCGGACCCGATGCCGACGACACCGCACACATCCTGGCGCTGCACGGGTTGACCGGCCATGGACGCCGCTGGGCCGCGCTGGCGCGCGAGCACCTGGCCGATCTGCGCATCGTCGCTCCCGACCTGCTCGGCCACGGGCGCTCACCGTGGACGCCGCCGTGGTCGTTCGACGACCATCTCGACGCGCTGGCCGCGGTGGTCGACATGTATATCCCGCCCACCCGGCGTCCGTTCGTCATCGTCGGACACTCCTTCGGTGGCGCACTGGCCGTCCGGCTCGCCCATCGTCTCGGCGACGCGGTCGGTGGGTTGGTGCTCCTGGACCCGGCGCAGGGGCTGGACCCGC containing:
- a CDS encoding ATP-dependent helicase; its protein translation is MTERPTISAVAIAAALGLPTPTPEQVAVIEAPMEPVLVVAGAGAGKTETMAARVVWLVANGLVAPDEVLGLTFTRKAASELGARIRRRLSMLAGSPALRGWDVDGAIAARLSGGDPEVSTYHAYAGRLIADYGLLLPVEPNSTLLSETELWQMAFSVVSNWTGELHTTKVPASVTEAVLKLYGDMSEHLVDMDDLRRAGDDLYQLIDTLPKGPRQRDTPTQALLKVKDVIDERRELIPMVIALGETMRAATALDFGSQMSLAARLVMRNPEVVAAERSSFKAVLLDEYQDTGHSQRILLATLFGVAPGAPKRSARGSVAVTAVGDPIQSIYGWRGASAANLPRFTDDFRQSDGSPAVRLELLTSWRNSAHALRLANETSEELRRRGIPVSVLRPRPDAPTGNVSLALTETVVDERRWVGEHVERLYRGAEAAGEPPPTTAILVRRNDDSAPLAAELESRGIPAEVVGIGGLLHVPEIEDVVAMLRLIADPMAGTAAMRLLTGARWQLGAGDLAALWKRATELAAVEFNAAKGIVASREALDEALDAVLPTEIVDRAGIADALVDPGEPHRYSEEGFRRVRAFGAQLESLRRRIGQPLPELVADVENTIGVAVEAQIRARRMRGAITGREHLDAFAEYVTTYAERPGANLPGLLAFLDTAETIEKGLEPGRIEVAEQRVQILTVHAAKGLEWDVVVLPHLCHNIFPGGRADTTWLGSAKELPAQLRGDLADGANAEGFPPLDLHAVGDRKELELALTEHKEAVAQRRLEEDRRLLYVALTRAKETLLISAHHWSESGDRPRGGSEFFAEIRSIVTAAIDDPTVDSIGMAIDVDADEPAQDATNPLADEIVSAPWPRDVLGERRDAVDAAARLVEDAIAARGTPTLFEASATDTTLGSGAAVASEADLTASAREIAAWRAEVDALLAENHRINTAEVDVALPTHLSVSQLVELDADEAAFARRLRRPTPFAPNPTARRGTAFHAWVEGWFGATRLLDIDELPGAADATAAPDTDLEELRASFLASRWAQRSPTEVEVPFETVIGPTVIRGRIDAVFAEPDDGWLVVDWKTGAVPEPARRESLFVQLAAYRIAWAQLAGVPLAKVRAAFHYVRSGYTLEPDDLPDRPALAALLAK
- a CDS encoding ATP-dependent helicase, giving the protein MARRSDSHGTGGTALRTRLTAAPGADDRARQWPPDVTAVIESAVTRESSRSWSPIRVHGGPGTGKTSVIVDAAVARLLRDDVDAESVLVLAASRRAAASLREEITRRVLSATSDGGDGGVENRALREPLVRTVHSYAFAVLRLQASAHGNPPPRLITGSEQDMVLRELLAGDIEDGARYWPERLRPALGTDGFAQALRDLMMRAAERGVGPEELTALGREHRRPEWVAAGRAYAQYEQNMLLRGSVGADAPGASAPAVDAAELIGSALSAFATDPDLLAAQRRRIRHLLVDDAQHLDPQAAALVTLIGTGADSTIIAADADQSVFGFRGASPRFADELADIGSSRDVVLESTFRNHPEIAAVGAALTARLPGARPHPYPTPTDEADGDDPNPLPGGAEVKVFSSAAKEATAVADLLRRAHLFGGVPWSRMAVVVRSVSLALPALRRAFRSAGVPVTTPTSDLPLHRQRAVGALMGVLRVVAAREIAERESPGPEPDDGESLAVQEFTIDDAVALLGGPVGGADPGAMRRLRRGVRRLDERSGGGAATDSLIAIRRALLDREVAARYIAALTDAEARPLVRTLDVVNAADRTHRARRGVEETLWAAWQATGLERRWAASAIRGGPAGEQADRDLDAVMAMFEAAANFTDTLPAAGPAGFVRYLGALQIPRDSRLAGSGSDAVTVLSAHAAAGREWDVVAVAGVLDGLWPSLRSRGSVLATGQLVDLLDGLDPDALDTVARSTTALADERRLLLVACTRARRRLLVTAVEDGGGDASPSRFVAEIADAIRRFRGITLPDADDLGADGTADIALAEFPLDPGVGRVLSLPSLVASLRSEVVLGAGPDGPGEKARAAAELLAQLADSDIPGAAPRDWYGLGGPSTDIALWAPDRGPVTLSPSNVEALTRCSLRWVLERHGGRDGDGTPALTGSLVHTLVQAVAGQIDPAEVTAALRGIWDRVDTGAAWYSVRELERAEAMLTNFRDWLRMSRDELSEAGVEADIDATVPAGDDGDADMAVRLRGRIDRLEYDRDGRPVVVDVKTAKTAISKADAQEHAQLATYQLALALGGSTATAPAEPGGGRLVYVSSANKNTGAAERVQGPLTTDQVDEWISVVRNAARASVGPMFAATRNPGCAHCALATSCPAQLRGKTVTDD